A genomic window from Oceanibaculum nanhaiense includes:
- the recA gene encoding recombinase RecA produces MSAQLLRLVEGDNMDKQKALDAALGQIERAFGKGSIMKLGQRDSAVEIDSVSTGSLGLDIALGIGGLPRGRVIEIYGPESSGKTTLALHTVAEAQKVGGTCAFIDAEHALDPSYARKLGVNIDELLISQPDAGEQALEIADTLVRSGAIDVLVVDSVAALVPRAELEGEMGDSHVGLQARLMSQALRKLTASISKSRCMVIFINQIRMKIGVMFGNPETTTGGHALKFYASVRLDIRRIGAIKDKDEVVGNQTRVKVVKNKVAPPFRVVEFDIMYGEGVSKMGELIDLGVKANIVEKSGAWFSYNGQRIGQGRENAKNFLRENTAMAQEIEQKIRANAGIVSEALMGAPEEDNGDTPEE; encoded by the coding sequence ATGTCGGCACAACTTCTCCGCCTCGTCGAAGGGGACAATATGGATAAGCAGAAGGCTCTGGATGCGGCGCTGGGCCAGATTGAGCGCGCATTCGGAAAGGGCTCGATCATGAAGCTGGGTCAGCGCGATTCGGCGGTGGAGATCGATTCGGTTTCCACCGGGTCGCTCGGCCTTGATATCGCGCTGGGCATAGGCGGGCTGCCGCGCGGCCGCGTGATCGAGATTTACGGGCCGGAAAGCTCCGGCAAGACGACGCTGGCGCTGCATACGGTGGCCGAGGCGCAGAAGGTCGGCGGCACTTGCGCCTTCATCGATGCCGAACATGCGCTGGACCCGTCCTATGCCCGCAAGCTGGGCGTGAATATCGATGAATTGCTGATCTCCCAGCCCGATGCCGGCGAACAGGCGCTGGAGATCGCCGACACGCTGGTGCGCTCGGGCGCCATCGATGTGCTGGTGGTGGACAGCGTGGCGGCCCTGGTGCCGCGCGCCGAGCTGGAAGGCGAGATGGGCGACAGCCATGTCGGGTTGCAGGCGCGGCTGATGAGCCAGGCGCTGCGCAAGCTGACCGCCTCGATCTCGAAATCCCGCTGCATGGTCATCTTCATCAACCAGATCCGCATGAAGATCGGCGTCATGTTCGGCAATCCGGAGACCACGACCGGCGGCCATGCGCTGAAATTCTACGCCTCGGTGCGTCTCGACATCCGCCGCATCGGCGCGATCAAGGACAAGGACGAGGTGGTGGGCAACCAGACCCGCGTGAAGGTGGTGAAGAACAAGGTGGCGCCGCCGTTCCGCGTCGTCGAGTTCGACATCATGTATGGCGAGGGTGTGTCGAAGATGGGCGAGCTGATCGATCTCGGCGTGAAGGCCAACATCGTCGAGAAGTCCGGCGCCTGGTTCTCCTACAATGGCCAGCGCATCGGCCAGGGCCGCGAGAACGCCAAGAATTTCCTGCGTGAGAACACCGCCATGGCGCAGGAGATCGAGCAGAAGATCCGGGCCAATGCCGGCATCGTCTCCGAGGCGCTGATGGGCGCACCGGAAGAGGATAACGGCGACACGCCCGAGGAGTAA
- a CDS encoding ATP-binding protein yields MAEQPGNNTASGGLFGDIARLFGRGADSGGESGIGSAIGSGGAGSGIGNDQLAQAFENAPLAIVFADRAGRVLAGNRMFCDLAGLDSVPPEGSLALSALVQAEDAGQLAEAVELALAGSPPGLPVEIRMARDADLVAAGFVRVLQGADLANGSEGKEPRLMLHLIDVSQRKKLEVQFVQSQKMQAVGQLAGGVAHDFNNLLTAMIGFCDLLLLRHSPGDQSFADIMQIKQNANRAANLVRQLLAFSRQQTLRPRVLDVSEVVSELSHLLRRLMGENIRLDMRHGRNLDLVKVDQGQIEQVILNLAVNARDAMPEGGALTIATENTEITHMQQIGTEEILPGRYVKIEVSDTGTGIPPEVVPRIFEPFFTTKAVGSGTGLGLSTVYGIVKQTGGHVLVSSELGHGTCFSILLPAYAADGAQSAEPGEDAETRHRDLTGAGTIMLVEDEDPVRLFSARALRNKGYKVIEARSGEAAMEILAAEDEQIDLLITDVVMPGIDGPTLIRLVREHRPHIKVLCISGYSEDALRQRIAEQADIAFLSKPFSLKQLAGRVKELLEG; encoded by the coding sequence ATGGCGGAACAACCCGGCAATAACACCGCCTCCGGCGGATTGTTTGGCGATATCGCCCGGCTGTTTGGCCGTGGCGCCGATTCCGGCGGCGAATCCGGTATCGGTTCGGCTATCGGTTCGGGAGGGGCTGGTAGCGGTATCGGCAATGACCAGCTTGCCCAGGCCTTCGAGAATGCGCCGCTGGCCATCGTCTTCGCCGACCGCGCGGGGCGGGTGCTGGCCGGTAACCGCATGTTCTGCGACCTGGCCGGTCTGGACAGCGTGCCGCCCGAGGGAAGTCTGGCGCTGTCGGCGCTGGTGCAGGCCGAGGATGCCGGCCAGCTCGCCGAGGCCGTCGAACTGGCGCTGGCCGGATCGCCGCCCGGACTTCCGGTGGAAATCCGCATGGCGCGGGACGCCGATCTGGTGGCCGCCGGTTTCGTGCGTGTTCTGCAGGGCGCGGATTTGGCGAATGGGTCCGAAGGAAAAGAGCCCCGCCTGATGCTGCATCTGATCGATGTCAGCCAGCGCAAGAAGCTGGAAGTGCAGTTCGTGCAGTCGCAGAAGATGCAGGCGGTGGGCCAGCTTGCCGGCGGCGTGGCGCATGATTTCAACAATCTGCTGACCGCGATGATCGGCTTCTGCGACCTGCTGCTGCTGCGCCATTCGCCCGGCGACCAGTCCTTCGCCGACATCATGCAGATCAAGCAGAACGCCAACCGGGCGGCCAATCTGGTGCGCCAGCTGCTGGCCTTCTCGCGCCAGCAGACGCTCAGGCCGCGGGTGCTGGACGTCTCGGAGGTGGTGTCGGAACTGTCGCACCTGCTGCGCCGGCTGATGGGCGAGAATATCCGGCTCGACATGCGCCATGGCCGCAATCTCGATCTCGTGAAGGTCGATCAGGGGCAGATTGAGCAGGTGATCCTGAACCTCGCCGTGAATGCGCGCGACGCCATGCCGGAGGGCGGGGCGCTCACCATTGCCACGGAGAATACCGAAATCACCCACATGCAGCAGATCGGCACGGAGGAGATCCTGCCCGGCCGATATGTGAAGATCGAGGTGTCCGATACCGGCACCGGCATCCCGCCCGAGGTGGTGCCGCGCATTTTCGAACCTTTCTTCACCACTAAGGCGGTCGGCTCGGGCACCGGCCTTGGCCTGTCCACCGTCTATGGCATCGTGAAGCAGACCGGCGGCCATGTGCTGGTCAGCAGCGAGCTTGGCCACGGCACTTGCTTCTCGATCCTGCTGCCGGCCTATGCCGCGGACGGGGCGCAGAGCGCGGAGCCGGGGGAGGATGCCGAGACCCGCCACCGCGACCTGACCGGGGCCGGCACGATCATGCTGGTCGAGGATGAGGATCCGGTCCGGCTGTTCAGCGCCCGGGCCCTGCGTAACAAGGGCTACAAGGTGATCGAGGCGCGTTCCGGCGAGGCGGCGATGGAAATCCTGGCCGCCGAGGATGAGCAGATCGACCTGCTGATCACCGATGTGGTCATGCCAGGGATCGACGGGCCGACGCTGATCCGCCTCGTGCGCGAACACCGGCCTCACATCAAGGTACTGTGCATTTCCGGCTATTCCGAGGATGCGCTGCGCCAGCGCATCGCGGAGCAGGCCGACATCGCCTTCCTGTCCAAGCCGTTCAGCCTGAAGCAGCTGGCCGGCCGCGTGAAGGAGCTGCTGGAGGGGTAG
- the alaS gene encoding alanine--tRNA ligase: MNTANDIRKTFLEYFARNGHEVVASSPLVPRNDPTLLFTNAGMVQFKNVFTGAETRPYDRAATSQKCVRAGGKHNDLENVGYTARHHTFFEMLGNFSFGDYFKEQAIELAWNLITREYGLPKEKLLVTVYAEDEQAHGLWKKIAGLTDDRIIRIGTSDNFWQMGDTGPCGPCSEIFYDHGDKIPGGPPGSPDEDGDRFIEIWNLVFMQFDQRAPGDRVSLPRPSIDTGMGLERITAVLQGKHDNYDIDLMRALIEASAEASGVDADGPFKTSHRVIADHLRASSFLIADGVLPANEGRGYVLRRIMRRAMRHAHMLGCRDPLLWRLVPALVRQMGEAYPELLRAQALIVETLKLEENRFKQMLDRGLKLLEEETGRLGAGGTLSGDVAFKLYDTFGFPLDLTQDILRGQGGSVDTAAFDTAMARQKAAARAAWAGSGDAATETVWFDIREKAGATEFLGYAEDAAEGQIMALVVDGQPVHSAKAGDKVALVANQTPFYAESGGQMGDAGSIVTANGAEIRISDTQKKLGALHVHLGEVVKGEVTTGDTAEFRIDTTRRDALRANHSATHLLHEALRRRLGDHVTQKGSLVAPDRLRFDISHPKALSPEEIRDVEAEVNNRIRVNAEVNTSLMTPEEAVEAGALALFGEKYGEEVRVVSMGGAEPEKGKFGSFSTELCGGTHVRRTGDIGFLKIVGESAVSAGVRRIEAVTGIGALAHIDQQEALLAETAGVLKASPSELPARVAALVEERRRLERELVDLRKKMASGGGGGDDSGGARDVGGVKYAARRLDDVPAKELKGMADAVKQQIGSGVVALVAVQDGKASLVVAVTDDLIGRFSAVDFVRVGSEALGGKGGGGRPDMAQAGGPDGDKADSALAAIEQALAAKAAA; this comes from the coding sequence ATGAACACGGCGAACGATATCCGCAAGACCTTCCTGGAGTATTTTGCGCGCAACGGGCACGAGGTCGTTGCCTCCAGCCCGCTGGTGCCGCGCAATGATCCCACCTTGCTGTTCACCAATGCCGGCATGGTGCAGTTCAAGAACGTCTTCACCGGCGCCGAGACCCGGCCTTATGACAGGGCCGCGACCTCGCAGAAATGCGTGCGCGCCGGCGGCAAGCATAATGACCTGGAAAATGTCGGCTATACCGCGCGCCACCATACTTTCTTCGAGATGCTGGGCAATTTCTCCTTCGGCGATTATTTCAAGGAACAGGCGATCGAGCTGGCCTGGAACCTGATCACCAGGGAATACGGCCTGCCCAAGGAAAAGCTGCTGGTCACCGTCTATGCCGAGGACGAGCAGGCGCACGGGCTGTGGAAGAAGATCGCCGGCCTGACCGACGACAGGATCATCCGCATCGGCACCTCCGACAATTTCTGGCAGATGGGCGATACTGGCCCGTGCGGCCCGTGCTCGGAAATCTTCTACGACCATGGCGACAAGATTCCCGGCGGGCCTCCGGGTAGCCCGGACGAGGATGGCGACCGCTTCATCGAAATCTGGAACCTGGTGTTCATGCAGTTCGACCAGCGCGCACCGGGCGACCGGGTGTCGCTGCCGCGCCCGTCGATCGATACCGGCATGGGGCTGGAGCGCATCACCGCCGTGCTGCAGGGCAAGCACGACAATTACGACATCGACCTGATGCGCGCCCTGATCGAGGCCTCGGCCGAGGCGTCCGGCGTCGATGCCGACGGGCCGTTCAAGACCTCGCACCGGGTGATCGCCGACCATCTGCGCGCCAGTTCCTTCCTGATTGCCGACGGTGTGCTGCCGGCAAATGAGGGTCGCGGCTATGTGCTGCGCCGGATTATGCGCCGCGCCATGCGCCACGCCCACATGCTGGGCTGCCGCGACCCGCTGCTGTGGCGTCTGGTGCCCGCACTGGTGCGCCAGATGGGCGAGGCCTATCCGGAGCTGCTGCGCGCCCAGGCGCTGATCGTCGAGACGCTGAAGCTGGAGGAAAACCGCTTCAAGCAGATGCTGGATCGCGGGCTGAAGCTGCTGGAGGAGGAAACCGGCCGTCTGGGCGCCGGCGGCACGCTGTCCGGCGATGTCGCCTTCAAGCTGTACGACACTTTCGGCTTCCCGCTGGACCTGACGCAGGACATCCTGCGCGGCCAGGGCGGCAGCGTCGATACCGCCGCCTTCGATACCGCGATGGCGCGCCAGAAGGCCGCCGCCCGCGCCGCCTGGGCCGGGTCCGGTGACGCGGCGACCGAGACGGTATGGTTCGACATTCGCGAGAAGGCGGGCGCCACCGAGTTTCTGGGCTATGCCGAGGATGCCGCCGAGGGCCAGATCATGGCGCTGGTGGTGGACGGCCAGCCGGTACACAGCGCGAAGGCGGGCGACAAGGTGGCGCTGGTCGCCAACCAGACGCCGTTCTATGCCGAATCCGGCGGCCAGATGGGCGATGCCGGCAGCATCGTCACGGCCAATGGCGCTGAAATTCGCATCTCCGACACGCAGAAGAAGTTGGGCGCGCTGCATGTCCATCTCGGCGAGGTGGTGAAGGGCGAGGTCACGACCGGCGACACGGCGGAGTTCCGCATCGACACCACGCGCCGCGACGCGCTGCGCGCCAACCATTCCGCGACCCATCTGCTGCATGAGGCGCTGCGCCGCCGGCTGGGCGACCACGTCACGCAGAAGGGCTCGCTGGTGGCGCCGGACCGGCTGCGCTTCGACATCAGCCACCCGAAGGCACTGTCGCCCGAGGAAATCCGCGATGTCGAGGCGGAGGTGAACAACCGCATCCGGGTGAATGCCGAGGTGAACACCTCGCTGATGACCCCGGAGGAGGCGGTCGAGGCCGGGGCGCTGGCACTGTTCGGCGAGAAGTATGGCGAGGAGGTGCGCGTCGTCTCTATGGGCGGTGCGGAACCGGAAAAGGGCAAGTTCGGCAGCTTCTCGACCGAGCTGTGCGGCGGTACCCATGTGCGCCGCACCGGCGATATCGGCTTCCTGAAGATCGTCGGCGAAAGCGCCGTCTCGGCCGGCGTGCGCCGCATCGAGGCGGTGACCGGCATTGGCGCGCTGGCCCATATCGATCAGCAGGAAGCGCTGCTGGCGGAGACTGCCGGCGTGCTGAAGGCATCGCCCTCCGAACTGCCGGCCCGCGTTGCGGCGCTGGTTGAGGAGCGCCGGCGGCTGGAACGCGAGCTGGTCGATCTGCGCAAGAAGATGGCCAGCGGCGGTGGTGGCGGTGACGATTCCGGCGGTGCCCGCGATGTCGGCGGGGTGAAATATGCCGCGCGCCGGCTGGATGACGTGCCGGCCAAGGAGCTGAAGGGCATGGCCGACGCGGTGAAGCAGCAGATCGGCTCCGGCGTCGTGGCGCTGGTCGCGGTGCAGGACGGCAAGGCGTCGCTGGTGGTCGCGGTGACGGATGACCTCATCGGCCGGTTCAGCGCGGTGGATTTCGTGCGCGTCGGCTCCGAGGCGCTGGGCGGCAAGGGCGGCGGCGGCCGTCCCGATATGGCGCAGGCCGGCGGCCCGGACGGCGACAAGGCGGACAGCGCACTGGCGGCCATCGAACAGGCACTGGCGGCGAAGGCGGCGGCCTGA